In Megalops cyprinoides isolate fMegCyp1 chromosome 12, fMegCyp1.pri, whole genome shotgun sequence, the sequence GAGAATAGCACCGCTGGTGATTTAGAAGAGGGAAAGATGAAGCTATTCAAACTCAAAGAAGACAGATAAAAAAGGTTCAAAGCAATGATCACATCAGGGTGCCCATTACAATTAAATTAGACTGGACGCCAGGAACATTTGGATGGGAGGTTGTGGAACAGGATAATATTTGATTCAAAAGAAACCCACTTGCAATATGgtaatactgtatatctgtgaaatCATCATCCTATTGAATGAACGTCACACCTGGTCATGTGACTTGCAGGGCACTGAATATAAGGTGCGTggtttgtgtgtcttgtgtgcTCCCTGCAGGTGGCGCCAGTACTGGAGGAACGCGCCCACGTGCTGCGCCTGTCCCTGGAGAAGATGCGCTTCATCGATGACCCCGAGGCCTTCCTGCGGCGCTCCGTCCTCGTCAACAACCTGCTGCGCCGCCTGCGCGCGGAGATCCTCCTGCAGAGCGAGTGGTGCTTCCCGCCGGGGCCCgcccctgtccccgcccccgCTCCCGTGTGCCCCTGGGAGGTCCAGCAGCCGCCCCACCCCTGCTTCACCCCGCAGGGGCCGTACCGCAAGCGCTTCCGGCTGATCCGCGGAGAGGCCCCCGAGTGCCTGcaggcctgctgctgcttctaCGGAGGCCGCTACTTGCGCCTGCCCATCTCCATCTACGAGGAGGAAGCCTcgtcctctccttcctcctcttcctcctcttcctcctcctcctcctcctcctcctctccctccttccctcagcTGCTCCCAGTGGAGGGCAGGGAAAGCCGACTGGACTCTATTTACCCCGGCCTGGACCTGCCAGAGGCAGGGAGACTGGCAGCGGCAACGGGGGCCAAAGAACGCCCCCGGCAGCGGGACAGAAGCGCCTCCTGGGAAGGGGAGCACGGGCAAAGGAAGGGAGCGGACAGGCAGGAGAGGGGCGAGTCGGCGGGTCACTCGTGCTGGAGCTCGGACACCGAGGAGCCAGGGCAGGAGCCCGCCAGCTGGGCCCAGATGGGCAGGAAACTGTAAGAAAGCAGTTGCCAAGGAAACGGGCTGAGAAGGATAACGTCAACGTGCTGGGGAAGACAGCGGTGTCATGCGAATTGCTGGACCCCTTCGCCAGGCCTGTAATTAAATCACAAAACgtccacccacccacccatcaGAAATTGCTAGCCTGGTGCTAATCACAGTTCTTTAACTTGTCAAAGGgcagtttgtttttccccaaacTTCTGCCTGctgttaatgctgttttttcatttgtgattaGTGGGTGGGTCAGTTTTcatgtttggtgtttttttctttaagtcaGGCccttaatttcttttttaattccttCGGAGTCTGCTTTCACTGCATCGGTAAGCTCCTACAGTTCATCCCTTCAACAATCACAGTGGGTGTTCCACATGGTAAGCCATGGGAGTGAAAAGCCCATGTGGGTCTAAGGCTCGTATTAGTATGTATCAGTCTGACCACCACGCAGCGTCATTGAGCAGACTCGAGACGTTGAGTTTCCCCGGAGTGAGAAACACACGGTGCCTTACTTTTCTAATGTTTATAGAGCTCATCTCGCTCTTACAGCTCAGTGTCTTGAATCCGACTCAATGCGTCATGGTACTATTGGGCGAGGCAAAATGGTTTAAATGAGATGCAGGAAAAACATGCGGTTCGGCAGGAGATTCGACCATCACTCACGCGCTTCAAACCAGAACATTGTTGGGACGGCGCTCCCGGCCCCCGGCTCACGGGGGGGTGCCTGCCTCACAGCTTgcattcttcctctccctgtcactcGGCGCATTTCTGCTAACCAAGGCTGATGTCTCTCCAGCTGGAGAAAAAGGACTGCCCAAACGGCCTCAGAGCTccgtaaagaaaaaaaaggttgagCTTGACGCTTGCAGAGGACACGGCTGACGCGTACTGTAATATACCCTCCCTCTGAAAGACCTTCACATGCAGCATCGCCATCCCTCTGGTGGCATCGCGGTCACAATGCACGGCTCAGCTCAGATGCAGGATTTCTCTCAGTCACATGGCGCAGTGGGTCATTTGTCACTATGACCAAATCAGAGTGCTCTTTAagtcccttttttcccctctgacaaGGTACAAATGGAAGTACCCTCATATCAAAGTGTTTTTAGCACATCGTTTGTTTCGTCAATTGCCTTCTGTGgtcctgttttttgttatttaccaAGAACTTTCTAGCATTACAAGAAACAAGAAACCCTTACAAAGAGCAATACAACAGTGTCAGGATCTGATACAACCATTAAAAGAAGCACAACGGTTTGCATTTTCTTATAAGAAATGTGGTTAGAAGTAAATCTACTATGATCAACAGTTTTTAtgtgatgttgttttttgtgacaACTGTAAgaattattatgaataaatagAATGTCCTTACATGCATACTGAACACGTAGCAGTTGTATCTTTTCTCTGTGACTTTATTCCCCTTGTAGTTAGCAGCACCCATATTTGAATGAAGATACAGCTTTGGGGTTTTTGCAGGGATGATTCTCCCTCATGATTCTCCTTTGGAATCTAAAGTAAGTGACAGAGATTCCCACCGTCACACTGTGATCCTCTTTGTGGTGTCAGCTGTGAATATGGCAGTTGTAGCAGTTATGCTGAACCGGGGTCAGTAATGCATAATATCACTGGGACTATTTCTAGTTCTCAGGCTCtgctcctctgttcctctgaccTTACCCTAGTGCTACCAATATCAGCATCAGGGAATAAGGTAATGCTAGTACTACAGTTCTATTACAATATTAGTAGTATAATTGACATGAGAAATTGTGGTGTTAGAATGGAGGAGAAGTACATTCAGAAAcaacaggagtgtgtgtgtgtgtttgtgtgtgtgtgtgtgtgtgtgtgtgtatttgtatggtgtgtgtgtgtgtttgtatggtgtgtgtgtgtgtgtgtgtgtatttgtatggtgtgtgtgtgtgtgtgtatttgtatggtgtgtgtgtgtgtatttgtatggtgtgtgtgtgtgtgtgtgtgtgtgtgtgtgtgtttgtgtgtgtttgtgtgtgtgtgtgtgtgtatttgtatggtgtgtgtgtgtgtgcgtgtgtgtgcgtgtgtgtgtgtatttgtatggtgtgtgtgtgtgtgtgtatttgtatggtgtgtgtgtgtgtgtgtgtgtgcgtgtgtgtgtgtgtgtgtgtatttgtatggtgtgtgtgtgtatttgtatggcgtgtgtgtgtgtgtgtgtgcgtgtgtgtgtgtgtgtgtgtgtatttgtatggtgtgtgtgtgtgtgtatttgtatggtgtgtgtgtgtgtgtgtgtgtgtgtgtgtgtgtgtgcgcatgagcgTGTTGGTGCagctggctgtctctctcctccctcccccagtcaCCCAGTGCGTTGGAGACTCAGGCTTCACTTGGGCGCCCGCCGCTCATTAATCTTCCTGACACATGAGCAATCACCTCCCGGCTCCCTCCGTGTCATCTCTATTATCTCTATGGAAACAATATTTACTGGCTGTAGCACATCGGCCTGCATCTCCCCGCCAAGCGGTGCAGCTTACGATGCCTGTAacaatattcatttataaacCCCGTGCTGCAATAACAGACAAGTCAACTGAAGTAAAGGAACGCATTGCTGCCAAATAGCACCAAAGGCAGGCCCCATATTTCACACTCTCTGTCGCCTTTTTCTCCGCTGAGCGCGAACGGATCCTCCCAGAGTGAAGGGTGTGGCTCGTCGCTCAGAACGCCAAATGTGATGTTAAACCAGTGTGGTTCGAAACAGAAGATGGAGAGTTTAAAAGCACCAAGGGAGGTTGCAGGGGGAAAGGAACAGAGGGTAAAGTGCTTTGTTGGACATAACGGTGCACTCATAAATCAGTGCTGTAAGCCCCACTAAGCTCTCAGTTTGGGAGGCACAGCTGTACTCCCCTAATGGTGAGAGGTTCTGAAGTGCAGTCACAGAGGTGAGGGAACTCAAAACCAGCACTCAAATAAGAatttcaggaaaagaaaaaattatgGTGACTTGGGAAATCACTAGTGGCCTCCCACAAGTTACTGAGGAATGAGAACAGGCCTTCCACAAAGGAGGGGGCTTATGCgccttatttatattttaatcagTTCTGTGTATCAGTATAATTGTGGAGAAGAATAAAGAGGAAGAGTGGCAAATAATACATAAATCTACACAAATAACTCTCACA encodes:
- the sertad4 gene encoding SERTA domain-containing protein 4, coding for MTLVLSMNPFCDHAASEGDPALPQYQPIWESERCSKSCVSSPSPLECAVEQLAKEPHCRRPPDHVTTSRIAYFKRKYVEDEDPHLCFRNYCQTVAPVLEERAHVLRLSLEKMRFIDDPEAFLRRSVLVNNLLRRLRAEILLQSEWCFPPGPAPVPAPAPVCPWEVQQPPHPCFTPQGPYRKRFRLIRGEAPECLQACCCFYGGRYLRLPISIYEEEASSSPSSSSSSSSSSSSSSSPSFPQLLPVEGRESRLDSIYPGLDLPEAGRLAAATGAKERPRQRDRSASWEGEHGQRKGADRQERGESAGHSCWSSDTEEPGQEPASWAQMGRKL